A single region of the Jatrophihabitans sp. GAS493 genome encodes:
- a CDS encoding glycosyl hydrolase family 18 protein: MPPLHTFIWRSWTTYPRYVTGRKHASMFTLKRAAISAAVVSALASFVLAGCGRQSHPLPSDTHVSPTHDSPATIPQTTVGFPAHFAAPFLQVSDASITDIAADRAKTGTRVYILGFIRASHDCTGVWDASGHAIGAYRAQIAAFRRERGEVIISFGGDAARELAQTCTNPVRLRAAYQQIVDTYGVTRLDFDIEGGAIDDHAATHRRNVALAALQASDPVLQIQYSLAVDPQGMESPQLDLLHDADQTGLRVAAVNVMTMDFGDGEDAFTDTLAAARSTVAQLQKVYRIGATEAWGRLGITPIAGKNDDKEFLSLSDAADLQAYTTEHGIQLLSFWELHDYDRPTGFEYSSIFNRISSR; this comes from the coding sequence ATGCCGCCGCTGCACACCTTCATCTGGCGGTCGTGGACGACCTATCCGCGATACGTAACGGGAAGGAAGCACGCCAGCATGTTCACCCTGAAAAGAGCCGCGATCTCGGCGGCCGTCGTCTCCGCGCTCGCCAGCTTCGTGTTGGCCGGATGCGGGCGGCAGAGTCACCCGCTGCCTTCGGATACCCACGTTTCGCCCACCCACGACTCACCCGCCACCATTCCCCAGACGACGGTCGGCTTCCCCGCCCACTTCGCAGCGCCTTTCCTGCAGGTGTCTGACGCAAGCATCACCGATATTGCCGCCGATCGGGCGAAGACTGGCACCCGCGTCTACATCCTCGGATTCATTCGGGCGAGTCACGACTGCACGGGCGTCTGGGACGCCAGCGGTCACGCCATCGGCGCTTACCGTGCTCAGATCGCGGCGTTTCGACGCGAACGCGGCGAGGTCATTATTTCCTTCGGCGGCGACGCGGCCCGCGAACTTGCCCAGACCTGTACCAACCCGGTCCGGCTCCGCGCGGCCTATCAGCAGATTGTGGACACGTATGGCGTTACCCGCCTCGACTTCGACATCGAGGGCGGCGCTATCGACGACCACGCCGCGACCCATCGCCGCAACGTTGCCCTGGCCGCCCTGCAAGCATCGGATCCGGTGCTGCAGATCCAGTACTCGCTCGCCGTCGACCCTCAGGGCATGGAGTCGCCCCAACTCGATCTGCTGCACGACGCCGATCAGACTGGCCTTCGGGTGGCTGCCGTCAACGTGATGACGATGGACTTCGGCGATGGGGAGGACGCCTTCACCGACACCCTCGCCGCGGCTCGAAGCACGGTGGCCCAGCTGCAGAAGGTCTACCGGATCGGCGCGACCGAGGCATGGGGGCGTTTGGGAATCACGCCGATCGCTGGCAAGAATGACGACAAGGAGTTTCTCAGCCTCTCTGACGCCGCAGATCTGCAGGCATACACGACCGAACACGGAATCCAGCTGCTGTCATTCTGGGAACTTCATGACTATGACCGGCCGACCGGATTTGAATACTCGTCGATATTCAACCGGATCTCGAGCCGCTAA
- a CDS encoding cytochrome P450, with protein sequence MAVPVSSTASGLVTTFMQDSARMARERGPVFHRSLFHLEFTFVSSAALATELSDERRFRKLVHPSVAVLRSFLGDGLLSADGDDPAWRVGHELLMPAFSQASMRQYHPVMLDAADQLIETWDQADGDPVDVVADTTKLSLEVIGRSGFGYSFDSFQQGPTHPFVLALSDTVANGQRTVTRPPMLGSLIGARAAQRAEQNIAYMNSVVDDVITHRLTSANDQAEDLLAIMLASDLLDPVAIRHQVLTFLAAGYGTTSGTLAFALYYLARDPEVLDRARAEVDAIWGNDEPTFDQVTKLRYLRRVVDETLRLWPTAPGYARQAREDTVLGGIHPMHAGDWVLVLLPAVHRDPVWGEDVESFIPDRFLPEQIKRRPPGAYKPFGTGERACIGRQFALHELVLTLGLLIRRYHLTLPPDYTLQVEEVLVFRPVGLTLHVRQR encoded by the coding sequence ATGGCCGTTCCCGTGTCGTCCACGGCATCGGGTCTTGTCACGACCTTTATGCAGGATTCCGCGCGTATGGCCCGTGAGCGGGGCCCAGTTTTTCATCGCAGCCTGTTCCACCTTGAGTTCACTTTCGTCTCTAGTGCGGCGCTCGCCACGGAATTGTCCGATGAACGGCGTTTTAGGAAGTTGGTGCACCCGAGCGTCGCGGTGCTGCGTTCGTTTCTTGGCGACGGGCTGCTCTCCGCCGACGGCGATGATCCGGCGTGGCGGGTCGGGCATGAGCTGCTCATGCCGGCATTCAGCCAGGCCTCGATGCGCCAGTATCACCCGGTCATGCTGGACGCCGCCGATCAGCTCATCGAGACCTGGGACCAGGCCGACGGCGACCCAGTCGATGTCGTCGCCGACACCACCAAACTCAGCCTGGAGGTCATCGGCCGTTCCGGGTTCGGCTACTCCTTCGACTCCTTCCAGCAGGGGCCGACCCACCCGTTCGTGCTCGCACTCTCTGACACGGTCGCCAACGGGCAGCGCACCGTCACCCGCCCACCGATGCTGGGCAGTCTGATCGGTGCGCGTGCCGCGCAGCGGGCGGAACAGAACATCGCCTACATGAACAGCGTCGTCGATGACGTCATCACCCACCGACTGACCTCGGCGAACGACCAAGCTGAGGACCTGCTGGCAATCATGCTGGCCTCAGACCTCCTTGACCCGGTCGCGATCCGACACCAGGTGCTGACCTTCCTCGCCGCCGGCTATGGGACAACTTCGGGAACCCTGGCCTTTGCGCTGTACTACCTGGCGAGGGATCCAGAAGTGCTGGACCGCGCCCGAGCCGAAGTCGACGCCATCTGGGGTAACGACGAACCGACCTTCGACCAAGTCACCAAACTCCGATACCTACGTCGAGTCGTCGACGAAACCCTCCGCCTCTGGCCGACCGCACCCGGCTACGCCCGGCAGGCACGCGAAGACACCGTCCTCGGCGGGATCCATCCGATGCACGCCGGGGACTGGGTCCTGGTACTGCTACCAGCCGTACACCGCGACCCGGTATGGGGCGAGGACGTCGAGTCCTTCATCCCCGACCGCTTCCTACCCGAACAAATAAAACGCCGACCACCCGGAGCCTACAAACCCTTCGGCACCGGCGAACGAGCCTGCATCGGACGACAATTCGCCCTACACGAACTCGTACTAACACTCGGACTGCTAATCCGCCGCTACCACCTAACACTCCCACCCGACTACACACTTCAGGTGGAAGAGGTCCTGGTGTTCCGCCCGGTGGGACTCACGCTCCATGTTCGGCAGCGTTGA
- a CDS encoding sigma-70 family RNA polymerase sigma factor encodes MTTDNAFQTSSDTERRTRELVDEHRQALLDYAMRLTHGDSVWAEDVVQDTFIRAWRHLDRLTPEFGSVRGWLMRVAHNRVMDGYRAARCRPVTVDIDESYGSATEDGSEDMIRKWMVTSLLKKLPELQREALVATILYDRTMAQAAQALGVPEGTVKSRVFYALRALRGVATADLQLTA; translated from the coding sequence ATGACAACAGACAACGCATTTCAGACTTCATCGGACACCGAGCGACGCACCCGGGAACTTGTGGATGAACACCGCCAAGCACTTCTCGACTACGCCATGCGGCTCACGCATGGCGACTCGGTCTGGGCCGAGGACGTAGTACAAGACACTTTCATCCGAGCTTGGCGACACCTCGACCGACTCACGCCGGAGTTCGGGTCGGTGCGTGGGTGGTTGATGCGGGTCGCCCACAACAGGGTGATGGATGGATACCGGGCCGCTCGTTGCCGTCCGGTGACCGTCGACATCGACGAGTCCTACGGCAGCGCTACCGAGGATGGCAGCGAGGACATGATTCGCAAGTGGATGGTGACCAGCTTGCTCAAGAAGCTTCCTGAATTGCAAAGAGAAGCGCTGGTCGCGACCATTCTCTACGATCGGACCATGGCTCAAGCCGCCCAGGCGCTCGGCGTGCCGGAGGGAACCGTAAAGAGCCGTGTCTTCTATGCCCTTCGTGCGCTGCGCGGGGTGGCCACCGCTGATCTTCAGCTCACGGCGTAG
- a CDS encoding response regulator transcription factor, with protein sequence MRVAVADDSVLLRDGLVLLLEAAGHEVMTATSSGTELLAQPQIVQAEVAILDIMMPPEPFGGLTTAKTLRERYPDMGILLLSQYAEASFVNEMLSIHTASIGYRIKDRIVSVKALTDTLNRIADGELVIEPVLAAALVERSAGKPRSGIEALTAREREVLRLMAEGRSNPGIAGELYLSVKAIEKHIASIFTKLDLSDEGGSQHRRVLAVLAYLDAQPRWTAN encoded by the coding sequence ATGCGTGTGGCCGTCGCCGATGACAGCGTGCTTCTCCGTGACGGCCTGGTACTACTGCTAGAGGCCGCCGGTCACGAGGTCATGACCGCGACGTCATCCGGTACTGAACTCCTGGCCCAGCCGCAGATCGTGCAGGCTGAAGTTGCCATCCTTGACATCATGATGCCTCCCGAGCCGTTCGGTGGCCTGACCACCGCGAAGACACTGCGCGAACGCTATCCAGATATGGGCATACTTCTGCTATCGCAGTATGCTGAGGCGAGTTTCGTCAATGAAATGCTGTCGATCCACACTGCATCTATCGGGTACCGAATTAAGGATCGGATCGTCAGCGTAAAAGCGCTGACCGATACTCTGAACCGGATCGCCGACGGCGAGCTCGTGATCGAACCGGTACTCGCCGCCGCCTTGGTCGAGCGATCAGCTGGAAAACCTCGGAGCGGAATCGAGGCACTGACCGCGCGTGAACGGGAGGTGTTGCGTCTGATGGCCGAGGGGCGCTCCAACCCGGGGATCGCCGGTGAGCTCTATCTATCGGTTAAGGCGATCGAGAAGCACATAGCGTCCATCTTCACAAAGCTCGACCTTTCGGATGAAGGTGGCTCACAGCACCGTCGAGTGCTCGCCGTTCTGGCCTACCTGGACGCTCAACCACGCTGGACTGCAAACTAA
- a CDS encoding transposase, translating to MGSISRTNLDFLRQMRRRFPAGKLYVILDNFSPHRKAQVREWCQANDVELVFTPTNASSTNWIECEFTALRYFALNGSDHPDHKTQDAAIGKYIRWRNQRAQLKTRFAIGSKIREPDYLPLSA from the coding sequence ATGGGAAGTATCAGCCGAACCAACCTCGACTTCCTGCGCCAGATGCGACGCCGCTTCCCGGCCGGGAAGCTCTATGTCATCCTCGACAATTTCAGCCCGCACAGGAAGGCCCAAGTACGCGAGTGGTGCCAGGCCAACGATGTCGAGCTGGTGTTCACGCCGACCAACGCGTCCTCGACGAACTGGATCGAGTGCGAATTCACCGCGCTACGGTACTTCGCCCTCAACGGCAGCGACCACCCCGACCACAAAACCCAGGACGCCGCGATCGGAAAGTACATTCGCTGGCGCAACCAACGCGCCCAACTCAAGACCCGCTTCGCGATCGGCTCCAAAATCCGCGAACCGGATTACCTCCCGCTTTCAGCCTGA